The sequence below is a genomic window from Sylvia atricapilla isolate bSylAtr1 chromosome 26, bSylAtr1.pri, whole genome shotgun sequence.
GCTCTCCAAAACCCGGGATGCAACCGGGACGCCCCAGCAGCACCGGGATGCTCGGCTCTCCCGGACCTCCAGCAGCACCGGCAGCCACAGCGCCCGGTGGTCCCGGTATCCCCCAGCCCCCTCTTCACCCCCGTCCGGTGGTGCCGCTACCGCCCGGTCCCCGCCGCGCCTCACCCGGTTCTTGACTTCGGCGGAGAGGCCGTAGGACGGGCCCTTGTTGAACTGGCAGCTGCTCATGGCGGGGAACAGAGCCGGAACCGGACCGGGGAGTGGGCAACGGAGCCGGTACCGGAGCGCGCTCGGGCGGGACGGGGGCGGGGGCGGGCTCCGGGCCGGCCCCCCCACGTTGATTGGACGAGGAGAAATGTCCAAATAAGGGCAGGAGCGGCCGGATCGAGGGGTGGGTCCCGAACCCCGACATGGGGACCGGGGAAGCGGGGAGAGGCACCGGGGGGCAGCGGGGGTCAGGGACGGTCCCGGTCccgggcacagggcacacacacgCCTCCGGGCACACGCGTGTGCATCCCTGTACACGGGTGTGGGCACCCCGTCCCACGGGCACGCGTtgtgtacacacacagacacacagacacacatgcaCCCCCCGACCCACGGGCGCTACCGTGCACACGCACACGCACTCACACACTCACTCGCTCACGCGTTAACTCATTCATGCGCTCACACGTTCACACGCACCTGCCTGCGCGCACCCACGGTCACGCACACACGCAGGACACGCGTACGCCTTCCCTCGTCCCCGCACCTCACGGACCTCCACTCATCCCCGACCCCGTCCCGCTCCCCTTGCCCCTCCCTCCGCCATGGCCGTGTCCCCACGGGGCCGGTATAAGTTCCACGCGAgacggctcggctcggcccgcCCCAGCCCCGCAGGGAGGTCCCGGGATGAAGCGGGGGGACACCACCACCCCCCGACCGCCCGCGGGGCTGGCAGCCGGCCCGAGCAGCCCGTGGGCAGCAGCCGGAGGTCCCCACGCAGcacccggcccggcccggccctcaCCAGGGCTTTATCCGATGTCCCCCGCATAATCCCGTTGTGAGGTCGCCATGCCCCGTGGGTGGGAGAGTCACGGGTGGGACTGTGCGGGGGGATAGGGGACAAGGTGTAGGGCAGTGACTACAGAGGGCCAGCCCCAGTATCTACACCGAGGCCACGGAAGGGCAGAGGTGGGAGCATCCCACGAGTGGGAGCATCCCACGAGTGGGAGCATCCCACGAGtgggagcccagagccctcCATCCCACTCACCCCCACACCTGGGGCctccagagggatggagctTGTCCTCCCTGGATGGATGGACACCCCCAAACAGGGTGAGCTCTCGAGGGTGGGAGTCCCACAGGGAACAGCACCGCTCCCACAGCGTGGGGCTCAGCCCCCCACCCCTCTGTaagccctgggctgcagcactgccacccTCTCAAACGTCCCCACAACTGCCGGGGTCCCCGCGGCCCCCTGTGACCCCACAGGGCAGCCAGGGTGGCCCCGGCCCCTGCGCCTGGGTGCGcgttctgcttttcctgtttcaggTCGCGCTACGAAGCCGCTGAGGAAACGAGGCGGCGTCAAACGCTCCCTCCTAACTCCTAACATTGCGCCCCGCGAATGTGACCGGCGCCGTGAGGAACGGGCACGGCGGCCGGGCCGAGCgaggggctgagggcagcgGCTCGACCCCCCGGGAACAATGTTCTCCCGGAAGAAGCGGGAGCTGATAAAAACCCCCTCCATCTCCAAGAAGAGCCGGGCGGGAAGCCCCGTCCCACAGAACCTGCCGGTGAGTGTCCCCCCTGTCCGCCTGGTACCGTGGGGGTTGTAGGGGCAACAGCACCCGCGGAACTGCTGGGTACAGCCAGAGGGTGGCCATGGGGCCCTGGATACTCCAGGAGGTCTGTGAAGAAGAGGGAAACGAGAAAGAACCCTACTCACGGGGCTGGGGCGGCGGAGGGAAATTCTGTTCAGATGAAGGGGACGGAGCAGCCGCCGAGGGTGGCGGGAGGGCAGGAAGAGACAGGGAGGAAAGGGGGGGCCTGTCACTGAGGGTTTGGGAAGGACAGAGAGACTCCCAAACATCCCTAGGGACCGGGATGGGAGCGGGATGGGAACGGGGCGACCGCAGGCTCGGCCAACCTCGGTGGCTCGGCTCTGCCAGTTTTTTATTGACCTGTTGACCACCGCCCCCCCCGGTGCCAGGAGGAAACGCTACCGGCCGGGGCTCCCCGCCGCACCCCGCGCTGCCCGCCCCGCGCCTGCGCCCCACTCCCGGTGCGTGGGGCGAGACCGGGTTGACACGATGCGGCCGGCGGTGACCCGGAGCCCACCCGCGGCTCCTTAGCACGGGACACTCGTCCCCATCCCCGTCCCGGCTCCCCCGGGAGAGGGGCCTATGGGTGGCGGCCAGCGGGATGCTTGGCCGGGCTGCGGGCAAGAAAAGCTACAGCCCCTTGGCGGCGGCGGGCAGAGCCCACTCGCGCCAGCGCTCCCTGGACTCGCTGCCCCGCACGCCCGCCGTGAGGCTGACGGTACGGCCGGGGGCACCCGGAGGGAGGGGACGGGAGGCTGCAACCCGGGAGGACCGAGACAGGGCTGGGGTGGCCCCAGGTTTTCAGGTTATTCTGCCTCGTTGCAAGCCCCACGGTGATCCGGCGCCCCGTGCGCGCAAGTTCCCCCGTTCGCCCTCGCCCGCGGAAGCCTCGTGCTCTCAGCGCTCCTTCTCTGCGCCGCTGGTGCTGAAAACACTTCCGGCCGCGCCCGGCCAGGGATGCTCAGACCCCGCGCGTTCGTGTCACAGCGGGTGCCGGGGGTCactggtgggagctgctggggggggctgaggggctgcagggtcccctccccagcccaagGACTCTCGCTGCATGTGTGGCTCTCAAGCCATGAGCAGTTTCCGGGCAGTTCTGGTACCGGCCCCTCCCTCAGTGCGACTTTAGCTCTAGAAACTTGGGGGCTTCCTCCATCTTTAAAATACTTgcaaacccccccaaaacagcATGTGGGTTGTCCCTGTTTCTGTCTCCTCCCCCAGCATGGGAGCAGCTGAAAAAGCGGAAGAGATATGTGGGCCGGATCCTGGTGCCATTTTGCAGTGCTGGGgtccccagctccctgggacGGGCAGCCCCATCGTGGTGGGCGCTGGGGTGGACGAGCAGTGTCACCCACACCGTCACTGTGTGCCCCTCATGACAAACACGGACCCATAGGAGCTGGCAGGGACTGGTGTGGGCAGTCAGTCGAGAGCCCAGACCTTGCCCACTCTCCCAAGACAGTCTCCCAACAGAATCCCTacctggggaaactgaggcacgacACAGCTGCAGGGTCTGGCACCCGCCCCCCAAAGCAGCAGTTTGTTCCCCAGGATGGTGGCATGGAGGACCCCGGGGTGCTTCCCTCCCTTCCATGCTGGCTGTGCCCTCACACTCACCCTTGCTCCTCAGGACCTCTCCCGCAAGGATTGCCTGGATGCGCCGGGCTCCAGCGTGGGGGAGCTGCCCCCAGCTAGTGCcaagctcagcagcagccccagtgccGTGGGCACCCTGAAGCGCCCCACCAGCCTGAGCCGCCATGCCAGCGCCGCCGGCTTCtccctgcccgccgccgcccgcgccgtGCCCAAGGGACACAAGACCCCCATGTCCTACAGCCCCATAGATGGCGGGGATAGTCCCTTCATGGACCGCGAGGacatctcccagctcctggcgGACGTCGCCCGCTTCGCCGATTCCCTGGAGAACCTGCGGGATGTGGTGCTGCGTGACGGTGAGTGCCCACCCCGTGCCAAACATCGCAGCACCCTGCGACAGACCCACCCGTGCGTGGGCGTTTCTGCCTGGGCCAGAGGGCACCAGGACCCCCGGGGAGCTGTGCAGCCGCAGGCAGAGGTGATGGATGAGTGGTGGGTCAGTGGAACTCGGAGCCGGGATAATGCGGCTTCCTGCCCAGAGCTATTTTCATCTGCCCGTTTTCCTGTTTACAGCGCAGCCGTGCCAGCCGCCTGCCAGGGCCCCCCTGATCCCCGCGGGGTGCCGGGCACGGCCCCCAGCCCACCAGGGaggccagcagcaggggctgggtggTCTGCAGGCTCACAAGCAGCTCTCCTTGCCcgaggggacacagggaatgcATCGATCCCGTGGTCTGCGGGCATATGACACCACGTTGTCAGTCCTAGTTTTGGAGAAACTCTTTCCCAACCCCGAGCTGGCGGCTGGGACGGGGAGGGGGCATTGCCTGGCTGGACGGTGGGTGTTGGTCCTCCACCCCAGTGTTTTCCTGAGGGAAATTCCTCACTTCCTGACCTGGCTGTCAGTCCCCAGCCCGAGCCCTGCACTGTGGGGTCCTGACCAGACCCCTGGGCTGGCAACTGGAGCGCACAGAAGGGAGGGTCCTGTGGGGGAACCTGTGGGATGCAGCAAGCCTGGCTGGACCAGGCCCATCCCTCCTGGCTGGGAGCGTCCATCcggcaggagagagggaaggaaacgGAGGAAATTCCCAAACTGCTTTCAAGGGAAAATGTTACTACGAAGGAAAAAATGCCTCAAAGGTCAGGCTGCCCCCTGGCTAgcaccaggctgggcaggagacACCACGGCTATGGGGAGGTGCTGGACAAGCAGGATGTGACCATGCCAGTCCTGGGAAGCCCCGAAGCCAGGGGGGTTTGCTGCATGGTCTGGGAGATGGCAGGTCCCTGCCGTGGACGTGGCTggcagggggctgctggggggTAAACAGtggagggacacagggcagggacatggGGCAAGGATACAGCATCTCTGCCCCCCTCTCTTGCAGAGCCCAAGGAGGCCCAGCGGCCGCTGGCCCACGAGTGCCTGGGTGAAACTCTGCGCATCCTGCGCCAGGTCATCACCAAGTACCCACTGCTCAACACCCTGGAGACCCTGACGGCTGCTGGGACCCTCATCTCCAAAGTCAAGGGTGAGACAGTGGGGATGGAAGCTCTGTGCCGCTCCCCTCCCGCCCCACGGTGGGATGGGGGGAAATTGGGGAGCCCGTGGAAGGGCTGCTGGGAGTGGAGCTGCCCCATGGACTGGTGGAGAGGGTGAAAGGATCATCTGCCTCTTGGTGTGGTTCAGCTTTAAGGATGATGTAGTGTTCAGAAATGACAGATCCTGCCTGGGGGTTTCCAAgcacagccacaggaaaaacactgaaataatcagatcctgctcctggcagcctcTTGTGTTTATGGAGTGGGGTCCAGGAGGTCAGATCCCAGCTGGGCACCACCTCCCACCGCTGTTACCCACGGGGAGGGGGTGGCTGCACCtaccacaggcacagcacaacCTTCTGAGTCACCTGTGGTTTCCTGGACACTGAACAGCAGCCGCAGGGGACAGAATTGCAGGAGGGCTGCCATGAGGCTGGTCCCACGTGGGGATGGGAGGGAACAGGCTTGGAGCAGACCCCTCCTCACCCCAAGGGGCTGACCCAGGGtcagcccaggagctctggcCACTGGTGTTCCATGGTGTGGGACCCTGCCAAGCGCTGACGGCCTTGGTTCCTGCTAGTGGTGGTGATTTCTCATTTGACTGCGGATAAGAGCCCTCTGGAGGAGTTCATCCTGTTTGGAGAGGGGTCTGGAGGAACCAtgaggcagggcaggcagtggAACAGGTCCAGCAGCACTTTTCCAGCAGCCCTGAGTAACGGGAATAAACAGAAACACAAGCCAAGGGATGCTGTCAGGAACGTCAGTCCTGggaagaaggagggggaaaCTACTGCTGGAAAAATCCATCATCCATAGGGATGatccttcccactgctgccttgATTCacccctgctccttccccagccctaAAGCCCCACATGGTACCAGGATGAACTGGCACGTTTTTCTGCTGAGACAGGGACAGCTGTTTGTGGCAACAGGGCTCTCACATTTCCCCACCTCCAGGTTTCAACTATGAATCCAACAATGAGGGCGACAGGCGGGAGTTCGAGAAGGCCGTGGAGACCATCGCCGTGTCCTTCAGCAGCACGTAAGGGAGTTTGGGCAGCCATCCCCCGGGGACAGctggtgtcactgtccctgtgctgaACCCAGCCATGCTCCTCTCCCCGTAGGGTGTCCGAGTTCCTCATGGGGGAGGTGGACAGCAGCACCATCCTCTCCATCCCACCCAGCGACCAGAACCAGGTGAGCGATGCCCGGACACCTGGATTCTCCCACCACGTGAGGCTCAGGATCACAcagggctctggctgctcctctcagctctggtgtgagcccagagcagggtgTCACTCCAGGAGTTCCATtagctcctgggcacagcctgggcactgctgacttCCAGCAGTGGCCAaaaggctccagcagctccagcttccatctgccagcccctccagctgctccccaccCTCTTGGTTGACCAGTCCCTCTTCTTTCCCACTTCCCAAAGACTATGGAGAGCCTCTACGCGGGGACTGCTGGGCCTGGAGGAGATGGAGTGCCCTCAGGCATGGACAGCTACGACACAGGTAGGCAGGATGAGTCTGGGTGCAGAGTTTGGGGTCTGTGCAGGAACTGGCACCTTCCCCATCATCGCTGCTGTCCTGAGCCACACCTCAGCtagggaaaggcagcagagctggtggcaccagggctggcacagagctgagggggTTTTACACTGGAAGGTCACGGGGTGTCCAATCCTTCCACAGCCTGTCCTCCAGCCGAGGAAGTGGATGTGATGCTGCAGCGTTGTGAGGGGGGCATGGATGCTGCCCTCCAGTACGCCAAAACCATCTCCAAGTACATGAAGGACCTGATCGGATACCTGGAGAAAAGGACCACAGTGGGTGAGTGGGGGGACAGCAGGTGGGTCCTTTCTGGAGCAGGACTGAGCCACAGGCCAGGTTGAGGTCCCTCCTGGAGGAGGCTGATGCTGCCAGAGCAGTGGGAACCTCACTCCTCAAGTTCctgattaatttttcaaaaggagATTGGATTCCACCAGGGAAATCCCAGTGTCTCAtatgttttttcacttttaatcttttccttCCAGAGATGGACAATGCCAAATCACTCCAGAAGGTGGCAAACAGCTGCAAGCAAACCATCTGTCAAGAAGTAAGTCTCCAAGTATCTGAAGcccccagtgccaggctggattgggagccagcagccctggagagccCATTCCATGTGCCCGAGCTTGagaggacatggggacacctcTCCAGAGCTCTACCTGGAGAAATTCAGGATATTCAGCCTTACCTTGCCTCTGGCTCTTCCTCCCTGAAGGGTGAATCTCCTTGGGCTCATGCTGGGTGCTGGGGCTCAAGGAGAtgtgttttccctctccccagaCCAACATGCCTTTCCTGTCCATCTATCTGCTGGCCCTGGAGCAGGACGTGGAGCATGGGGCCTCAGTTCTGCAGACAGCCAACACCATGTATCAACAAGCCATCCTCCAGGTGAGGGGACAGAAGATCCTTTTTGGGGCTGGAGGTCCTGGTGTTGCAGAGGTGGCTCTTCTTTAGCTCAATTCAGAGGGAAACTGCATCCAGCACAATCCAGGCTGTGGATTTTCATCCTTGGCACAAACCAGTGCCTGTGACCTGTCCTGGGAGTGATAGTGACCACCACAGGGCACTTCTCCATGCAAAGCCTTggtgagggcagagcaggaatgcTCAGCTCATCATGGGGCTGTTCCTCCCCATGTAGCCCCTGACGGTGAGACGCCTGGAACATGAGAAACGCAGGAAGGAGATCAAGGAGCAGTGGCAGCGGGCACAGAGGAAACTGGTGAGTGGCTGGGTTTGTGTTCCAAACCGCAGCCTGGAGCAACTGATGACAGCTCCTCTGAGGGTGCTGGGCACCCTGCCCTTTTCAAACAACTGCGTTGggtgcctctgctgtgctgggggaccCTGGCAGAAGCTGGTGACCCCCTTGCTGGGCTCCATCCTCACGCTGGCTCTCCCTGGCAGCAAGAGGCAGAGGTGAACCTGCGCAAGGCCAAGCAGACGTACATGCAGCGCAGCGAGGAGCACGACAAGGCCAAGTACCTGGCAGtgaaagcagaggaggagcagcaaaacacgaccagcagcaccaccaccaaaaccctGGACAAGAAGAGGCGGCTGGAAGAGGAAGCCAAGAACAAGGTAAGAGGGTGACAGTTCTGGAGGGGCCTCCCAggttcctgctgtcccctgagccaCGTGGGGTGAAGTGATCCTCAGGAATGCCTGGACAAACAGGGTCTAAGGGGTTGTTCTTATTCTCCTCACCTCTGAGCTGTTCCCATCGCTTGCTCTCCCAACTCTCAGGCAGAAGAGGCCATGGCCACGTATCGCACCTGTGTGGCCGATGCAAACACAcagaagcaggagctggaggacaCCAAGGTGAACTCCCTGCGGCAGATCCACGAAGTGATCAAACAGACCGACCAGGTCATCAAGTCGGTGAGttagggctgggctgggctgtccccagggcaggagatggctgtgccctgctctggagagctcagagctgccttccAGCAGAGATGCCGCTATTCCAGAGGGCTTTTAGGTGGACGCAGAGCTCCCCTCTCCCTCATGCTCAGAAAAGCACCGCTTTGCACCCCTGATTACCCACCTAACCTGGCGctcctcctgtgccagcccacCAAACCCATGTTTGTTCCTCTCCGTGTCACTTTTAGGCCACCGTCTCCTTCTACCAGCTCATGCACATGCAGACAGCCCCTCTGCCCGTCAACTTCCAGACTCTGTGTGAGAGCAGCAAGCTGTACGACCCGGGCCAGCAGTACGCGTCCCACGTGCGGCAGCTGCAGCGCGGCGACGAGCCCGACGTCCAGTATGACTTCGAGCCCTACGTGTCCCACAACGTCTGGTAAGGGAGGAGAGGGTTCactcctgggcactgctccaGTTCAGCCGTGTTCCCTTCGTTATCTGCTGCCACCCACGctctcctgcaggaggcaggaatGCTGAAAGCATTCCtgaaggcagctcctgctgggaatgccGGGGCTGGACCAGCTGGGGATTGCTCTCTTATCCTTCAGTGGATGAGACAGGCTGTTTG
It includes:
- the ARHGAP45 gene encoding rho GTPase-activating protein 45 isoform X2, translated to MFSRKKRELIKTPSISKKSRAGSPVPQNLPDLSRKDCLDAPGSSVGELPPASAKLSSSPSAVGTLKRPTSLSRHASAAGFSLPAAARAVPKGHKTPMSYSPIDGGDSPFMDREDISQLLADVARFADSLENLRDVVLRDEPKEAQRPLAHECLGETLRILRQVITKYPLLNTLETLTAAGTLISKVKGFNYESNNEGDRREFEKAVETIAVSFSSTVSEFLMGEVDSSTILSIPPSDQNQTMESLYAGTAGPGGDGVPSGMDSYDTACPPAEEVDVMLQRCEGGMDAALQYAKTISKYMKDLIGYLEKRTTVEMDNAKSLQKVANSCKQTICQETNMPFLSIYLLALEQDVEHGASVLQTANTMYQQAILQPLTVRRLEHEKRRKEIKEQWQRAQRKLQEAEVNLRKAKQTYMQRSEEHDKAKYLAVKAEEEQQNTTSSTTTKTLDKKRRLEEEAKNKAEEAMATYRTCVADANTQKQELEDTKVNSLRQIHEVIKQTDQVIKSATVSFYQLMHMQTAPLPVNFQTLCESSKLYDPGQQYASHVRQLQRGDEPDVQYDFEPYVSHNVWSPFARARKGSFNASEFSSAEGAGAGSEGAAGAKESASGAGGAERRGGKGHQVHKSWPISGDAGSSLDSNAGEFSHKLQRLSSNGTPTSNEELEEKDGATTPFEQSINGITPELAAPTGPFRNVGLSKAAQTHRLRKLRTPSKCRECNSYVYFQGAECEECYLACHKKCLETLAIQCGHKKLQGKLQLFGQDFTKASRGSPDGIPFIIKKCISEIEKRALKTKGIYRVNGVKTRVEKLCQAFENGKELVELSQASPHDISNVLKLYLRQLPEPLMPFRLYNELMGLAKESLQGGDAKGRSGKGGPELVDRGADTDPVVLSLVLKLRELLKELPSENMATLQYLLQHLRRIMEVEQDNKMTSGNLGIVFGPTLMRPRPTDATISLSSLVDYPHQARIIEALIIFYPTIFEHKDVALVEPGRRGSGSTEEVASGAERAHAGSQSAAPLGTSPYLELPSEKGDLAFSADSLTESGDRSVDSDSELEDGGEPQTRLTKQGSETSTEEVPFYDEGSEGPRSRSCSMGQSDAEGSAPRCCSPEDEQSDVEEQPESHSPATNQPGSP
- the ARHGAP45 gene encoding rho GTPase-activating protein 45 isoform X1 is translated as MLGRAAGKKSYSPLAAAGRAHSRQRSLDSLPRTPAVRLTDLSRKDCLDAPGSSVGELPPASAKLSSSPSAVGTLKRPTSLSRHASAAGFSLPAAARAVPKGHKTPMSYSPIDGGDSPFMDREDISQLLADVARFADSLENLRDVVLRDEPKEAQRPLAHECLGETLRILRQVITKYPLLNTLETLTAAGTLISKVKGFNYESNNEGDRREFEKAVETIAVSFSSTVSEFLMGEVDSSTILSIPPSDQNQTMESLYAGTAGPGGDGVPSGMDSYDTACPPAEEVDVMLQRCEGGMDAALQYAKTISKYMKDLIGYLEKRTTVEMDNAKSLQKVANSCKQTICQETNMPFLSIYLLALEQDVEHGASVLQTANTMYQQAILQPLTVRRLEHEKRRKEIKEQWQRAQRKLQEAEVNLRKAKQTYMQRSEEHDKAKYLAVKAEEEQQNTTSSTTTKTLDKKRRLEEEAKNKAEEAMATYRTCVADANTQKQELEDTKVNSLRQIHEVIKQTDQVIKSATVSFYQLMHMQTAPLPVNFQTLCESSKLYDPGQQYASHVRQLQRGDEPDVQYDFEPYVSHNVWSPFARARKGSFNASEFSSAEGAGAGSEGAAGAKESASGAGGAERRGGKGHQVHKSWPISGDAGSSLDSNAGEFSHKLQRLSSNGTPTSNEELEEKDGATTPFEQSINGITPELAAPTGPFRNVGLSKAAQTHRLRKLRTPSKCRECNSYVYFQGAECEECYLACHKKCLETLAIQCGHKKLQGKLQLFGQDFTKASRGSPDGIPFIIKKCISEIEKRALKTKGIYRVNGVKTRVEKLCQAFENGKELVELSQASPHDISNVLKLYLRQLPEPLMPFRLYNELMGLAKESLQGGDAKGRSGKGGPELVDRGADTDPVVLSLVLKLRELLKELPSENMATLQYLLQHLRRIMEVEQDNKMTSGNLGIVFGPTLMRPRPTDATISLSSLVDYPHQARIIEALIIFYPTIFEHKDVALVEPGRRGSGSTEEVASGAERAHAGSQSAAPLGTSPYLELPSEKGDLAFSADSLTESGDRSVDSDSELEDGGEPQTRLTKQGSETSTEEVPFYDEGSEGPRSRSCSMGQSDAEGSAPRCCSPEDEQSDVEEQPESHSPATNQPGSP
- the ARHGAP45 gene encoding rho GTPase-activating protein 45 isoform X3, whose translation is MLGRAAGKKSYSPLAAAGRAHSRQRSLDSLPRTPAVRLTDLSRKDCLDAPGSSVGELPPASAKLSSSPSAVGTLKRPTSLSRHASAAGFSLPAAARAVPKGHKTPMSYSPIDGGDSPFMDREDISQLLADVARFADSLENLRDVVLRDEPKEAQRPLAHECLGETLRILRQVITKYPLLNTLETLTAAGTLISKVKGFNYESNNEGDRREFEKAVETIAVSFSSTVSEFLMGEVDSSTILSIPPSDQNQTMESLYAGTAGPGGDGVPSGMDSYDTACPPAEEVDVMLQRCEGGMDAALQYAKTISKYMKDLIGYLEKRTTVEMDNAKSLQKVANSCKQTICQETNMPFLSIYLLALEQDVEHGASVLQTANTMYQQAILQPLTVRRLEHEKRRKEIKEQWQRAQRKLQEAEVNLRKAKQTYMQRSEEHDKAKYLAVKAEEEQQNTTSSTTTKTLDKKRRLEEEAKNKAEEAMATYRTCVADANTQKQELEDTKVNSLRQIHEVIKQTDQVIKSATVSFYQLMHMQTAPLPVNFQTLCESSKLYDPGQQYASHVRQLQRGDEPDVQYDFEPYVSHNVWSPFARARKGSFNASEFSSAEGAGAGSEGAAGAKESASGAGGAERRGEFSHKLQRLSSNGTPTSNEELEEKDGATTPFEQSINGITPELAAPTGPFRNVGLSKAAQTHRLRKLRTPSKCRECNSYVYFQGAECEECYLACHKKCLETLAIQCGHKKLQGKLQLFGQDFTKASRGSPDGIPFIIKKCISEIEKRALKTKGIYRVNGVKTRVEKLCQAFENGKELVELSQASPHDISNVLKLYLRQLPEPLMPFRLYNELMGLAKESLQGGDAKGRSGKGGPELVDRGADTDPVVLSLVLKLRELLKELPSENMATLQYLLQHLRRIMEVEQDNKMTSGNLGIVFGPTLMRPRPTDATISLSSLVDYPHQARIIEALIIFYPTIFEHKDVALVEPGRRGSGSTEEVASGAERAHAGSQSAAPLGTSPYLELPSEKGDLAFSADSLTESGDRSVDSDSELEDGGEPQTRLTKQGSETSTEEVPFYDEGSEGPRSRSCSMGQSDAEGSAPRCCSPEDEQSDVEEQPESHSPATNQPGSP